A genomic segment from Pseudomonas sessilinigenes encodes:
- the fabG gene encoding 3-oxoacyl-ACP reductase FabG yields the protein MLTSLQGKSVLITGATSGIGLGIAYGFARQGAQVAITARHADKVEAVARRMRDEGLKVHGFVADVAQGEAVKRLINDVVRAQGGLDVLCCNAGVFPSASLEQMSEADWDGVLATNAKGSFLCVQAALPHLRRAEYGRVILTSSITGPVTGFPGWAHYGASKAAQLGFMRTAAIELARDGITINAVLPGNILTEGLQGMGQEYQDSMAASVPLRRLGSVEDIANAALFFASREAGYITGQSLIVDGGQILPESLQALA from the coding sequence ATGCTCACTTCCCTTCAAGGCAAGAGCGTTCTGATCACCGGCGCCACCAGCGGCATCGGCCTGGGTATCGCCTACGGATTCGCTCGCCAGGGTGCACAGGTCGCCATCACCGCCCGGCACGCCGACAAGGTCGAGGCCGTGGCCAGGCGCATGCGCGATGAAGGCTTGAAGGTCCACGGCTTCGTTGCCGATGTGGCGCAAGGCGAAGCGGTGAAGCGGCTGATCAACGATGTGGTCCGGGCCCAGGGTGGCCTGGATGTACTGTGCTGCAATGCCGGGGTGTTCCCGTCGGCCAGCCTCGAGCAGATGAGCGAGGCCGACTGGGACGGGGTACTCGCCACCAATGCCAAGGGCAGTTTCCTCTGCGTCCAGGCAGCCCTGCCCCACCTGCGCCGGGCCGAGTACGGCCGGGTGATCCTCACGTCCTCGATCACAGGCCCGGTCACCGGTTTTCCCGGCTGGGCCCACTATGGCGCCAGCAAGGCCGCGCAACTGGGCTTCATGCGCACCGCAGCGATCGAACTGGCCCGTGATGGCATCACCATCAATGCCGTGCTGCCGGGCAACATCCTCACCGAAGGCCTGCAGGGCATGGGCCAGGAGTACCAGGACAGCATGGCTGCCTCGGTGCCCCTGCGGCGCCTGGGCAGTGTCGAGGACATTGCCAACGCCGCGCTGTTCTTCGCCTCCCGCGAAGCCGGCTACATCACTGGGCAGAGCCTGATCGTCGACGGCGGCCAGATCCTGCCCGAATCCCTCCAGGCCCTTGCCTGA
- a CDS encoding coproporphyrinogen III oxidase codes for MFDVIHPRGERVERRDHGQLAPSGPIEISRFHAGIGSLDVLRALRGNRRKPRPLALNLQLPGTLRGAGQPMAAYLDALLREIDLVGCHLGGFQRVEQFHLAGGTPDPVPVQRLLAQLHKRFNFLAYEGGDYGVDVDLPGTDWASMGLLREQGFNHVSIGVPDSGCACEHSTACYQDPAPIQSLLDAARTFGYRSVSVDLGYGHAWQTPASFALKLTSLIELEPDRVQVFDYAQPPARYPRSLHQAACSAADKALMRRLCFEQLPAAGYLHIGLGLFVRPDDDLALAQERGQLSRNYRGFTRHGYCDHIGLGLGAVSQFERLHAQNTEVLGDYLEQLQQGQLATWRGWRCEPGAQIRQWVTERLACDLELDVRAIEQRYGLIFRQFFAQAWRQLETMARAGLVELSEDFISILPAGRLEVDHICQLFEQLERPTVDLYQQWQDHDAHS; via the coding sequence ATGTTCGATGTCATTCACCCTCGTGGCGAGCGGGTCGAGCGACGTGACCACGGCCAGCTCGCCCCCAGCGGCCCGATTGAAATCAGCAGGTTTCACGCCGGTATCGGCTCCCTGGATGTACTGCGGGCCCTGCGCGGCAATCGGCGCAAGCCACGGCCCCTGGCGCTGAACCTGCAATTGCCCGGCACCCTGCGCGGCGCCGGGCAGCCCATGGCGGCCTATCTGGACGCCCTGCTGCGGGAGATCGACCTGGTGGGCTGCCACTTGGGCGGCTTCCAGCGCGTCGAGCAATTTCACCTGGCCGGTGGCACGCCCGATCCCGTGCCTGTGCAGCGACTGCTGGCCCAGTTGCACAAGCGTTTCAACTTCCTGGCCTACGAAGGGGGCGACTACGGGGTCGATGTCGATCTACCCGGCACCGACTGGGCGAGCATGGGACTGCTGCGCGAACAGGGTTTCAATCACGTGAGCATCGGGGTGCCCGATAGCGGGTGCGCCTGCGAGCATTCCACCGCCTGCTACCAGGACCCGGCACCGATCCAGTCGCTGTTGGATGCGGCGCGCACTTTCGGCTATCGCTCGGTAAGCGTCGACCTGGGATATGGCCATGCCTGGCAGACCCCGGCCAGCTTCGCCCTGAAGCTGACCTCGTTGATCGAGCTGGAGCCCGATCGCGTGCAGGTCTTCGACTACGCCCAACCCCCGGCGCGCTACCCGCGCAGTCTCCACCAGGCTGCTTGCAGCGCGGCCGACAAGGCCCTGATGCGCCGCTTGTGTTTCGAACAACTGCCCGCAGCGGGTTACCTGCACATCGGCCTGGGGCTGTTCGTACGTCCTGACGACGACCTGGCCCTGGCCCAGGAACGAGGTCAGTTGAGCCGCAACTATCGGGGATTCACCCGCCATGGCTACTGTGACCACATAGGCCTGGGCCTGGGGGCGGTCAGCCAGTTCGAGCGCTTGCATGCGCAGAATACCGAGGTGCTGGGAGACTATCTGGAGCAGCTGCAACAGGGCCAGCTGGCCACCTGGCGCGGTTGGCGCTGCGAGCCCGGAGCGCAGATCCGCCAATGGGTCACGGAACGGCTCGCCTGTGACCTGGAGCTGGATGTGCGGGCCATCGAGCAGCGCTACGGCCTGATCTTCCGCCAGTTCTTTGCCCAGGCCTGGCGCCAGCTGGAGACCATGGCCCGTGCCGGGCTGGTGGAGTTGAGTGAGGATTTCATCAGCATCCTGCCCGCCGGACGCCTGGAGGTAGACCACATCTGCCAACTGTTCGAGCAACTGGAGCGGCCTACCGTGGATCTCTATCAACAATGGCAGGACCACGACGCCCATTCCTGA
- a CDS encoding Lrp/AsnC family transcriptional regulator — protein sequence MDELDRRLVNRLQLGLPLVPEPWQVLARELGSDSQVLRQRVQCLLDDGTLTRFGPMFDIERLGGAFTLAALRVPEDRFEAVAALLEAMPEVAHNYRREHAWNMWFVLGCASERELRQTLRRIEQDSGLAVLNLPKEETYHVGLYFPV from the coding sequence ATGGATGAACTGGATCGGCGCCTGGTCAACCGCCTGCAACTGGGCCTGCCGCTGGTGCCCGAGCCCTGGCAGGTATTGGCCCGGGAGCTGGGCAGCGACAGCCAGGTCCTGCGCCAGCGCGTGCAGTGCCTGCTGGACGACGGCACCCTGACCCGCTTCGGCCCGATGTTCGATATCGAGCGCCTGGGCGGTGCCTTCACCCTGGCGGCGCTGCGCGTGCCCGAGGACCGCTTCGAGGCGGTCGCGGCGCTGTTGGAGGCCATGCCCGAGGTGGCCCACAATTACCGTCGCGAACATGCCTGGAACATGTGGTTCGTGCTCGGTTGCGCCAGCGAGCGCGAGCTGCGCCAGACCCTGCGGCGCATCGAGCAGGACAGCGGCCTTGCCGTGCTCAACCTGCCCAAGGAGGAGACCTACCATGTCGGCCTGTACTTCCCGGTCTGA
- the nirJ gene encoding heme d1 biosynthesis radical SAM protein NirJ, which yields MLRISHYLRVLAGQAPPPRTSAPGSSRPPVVIWNLLRRCNLTCKHCYATSADSVFRDELDTPAALQVIDDLAEAGVKVLILSGGEPLLRDDLFQLSAHARAHGMFVALSSNGTLIDESNIEQVSAADFDYVGISIDGLQDTHDSFRQLKGSFARSLKAMRLCRERGIRVGMRTTLTRDNYPQLPELLALMRDLDVQKFYLSHLNYSGRGKRSRGLDAHLQMSREAMAMLFDRAWEDIVQGRDSDFVSGNNDADAILLLHWTRHHLPGQYPQLEQMLRAWGGNASGSGIANIDNTGEVHPDTYWWQHSVGNVRRTPFRTLWLEQPDALLRQLRQHPRAVTGRCASCRWLQICNGNTRTRAWAAGDLWGQDPGCHLSDEEIGLPPLARIPCVTC from the coding sequence ATGTTGAGGATCAGCCATTACCTGCGCGTCCTGGCGGGCCAGGCGCCGCCCCCCCGCACCAGCGCACCGGGCAGCAGCCGCCCGCCGGTGGTGATCTGGAACCTGCTGCGCCGGTGCAACCTGACCTGCAAGCACTGCTACGCCACCTCGGCCGACAGCGTGTTCCGCGACGAGCTCGACACCCCGGCAGCCTTGCAGGTGATCGACGATTTGGCCGAGGCCGGGGTCAAGGTGCTGATTCTCTCCGGCGGCGAACCGCTGCTGCGCGACGATCTGTTCCAGCTCAGCGCCCACGCCCGGGCCCATGGCATGTTCGTCGCGCTGTCGAGCAACGGCACGCTGATCGACGAGAGCAATATCGAGCAAGTGAGCGCCGCCGATTTCGACTATGTGGGCATCAGCATCGACGGCCTGCAGGACACCCACGACAGCTTTCGCCAGCTCAAGGGCAGCTTCGCCCGCTCGCTCAAGGCCATGCGCCTGTGTCGCGAGCGAGGCATCCGCGTGGGCATGCGCACCACCCTGACCCGCGACAACTACCCGCAACTGCCCGAGCTGCTGGCCCTGATGCGCGACCTGGACGTACAGAAGTTCTACCTCTCGCACCTCAACTACAGTGGCCGGGGCAAGCGCAGCCGAGGCCTCGATGCCCACCTGCAGATGAGCCGCGAAGCCATGGCAATGCTGTTCGACCGGGCCTGGGAGGACATCGTCCAGGGCCGTGACAGCGACTTCGTCAGCGGCAACAACGACGCCGACGCCATCCTCCTGCTGCACTGGACCCGGCACCACCTTCCCGGGCAGTACCCACAGCTGGAACAGATGCTCCGGGCCTGGGGCGGCAATGCCTCGGGCAGCGGCATCGCCAACATCGACAACACCGGCGAAGTGCACCCCGACACCTACTGGTGGCAACACTCGGTGGGCAACGTACGGCGCACGCCATTTCGCACCCTGTGGCTGGAGCAACCCGACGCCCTGCTGCGCCAGTTGCGCCAGCATCCACGTGCCGTCACCGGGCGTTGCGCCAGCTGCCGCTGGCTTCAGATCTGCAACGGCAATACCCGTACCCGCGCCTGGGCCGCTGGCGACCTCTGGGGCCAGGACCCGGGCTGCCACCTGAGCGATGAAGAAATCGGCCTGCCCCCGCTCGCCCGCATTCCCTGCGTCACCTGTTGA
- a CDS encoding CopD family copper resistance protein, giving the protein MIYPVLLTLHLFAALIFIGTVFFEVLFLDSIRKQLPARLMLLLEQAIGRRARQLMPWVLLVLFGAGIGMVWQRYLPLLAAPLASAFATLLALKIALAASVLLHFVWAMLLFRQERMTAGWTRLIHASVFSHMIAIVVLAKAMFYLAW; this is encoded by the coding sequence ATGATTTACCCCGTGTTGCTGACCCTGCACCTGTTCGCCGCGCTGATTTTCATCGGGACGGTGTTTTTCGAAGTCCTGTTCCTGGACAGCATCCGCAAGCAACTGCCGGCCAGGCTCATGCTCCTGCTCGAGCAAGCCATTGGCCGACGTGCTCGACAACTGATGCCCTGGGTGCTGCTGGTGTTGTTCGGGGCCGGTATCGGTATGGTCTGGCAACGCTACCTGCCCTTGCTGGCGGCTCCCCTGGCTTCTGCGTTCGCCACCTTGTTGGCATTGAAGATCGCGCTGGCGGCCAGCGTGCTGCTGCACTTTGTCTGGGCGATGCTGCTGTTTCGCCAGGAGCGCATGACTGCCGGTTGGACACGCTTGATCCATGCCAGCGTGTTCAGCCACATGATCGCGATCGTCGTGCTGGCCAAGGCCATGTTCTACCTGGCCTGGTAG
- a CDS encoding APC family permease, with amino-acid sequence MSEIYTDKLPQQLDAPARPHEVQRLRKNAVGLMGVLFMTVATAAPITAMLGNVPIAIGSGNGQYAPAGYLVATLILALFAIGYAQMAKYITATGAFYGFISHGLGRVTGMAAGIAVTLTYIVFEAALVGIFAFFCVDLLASFSGVQVHWIVFALAMLAANGILSYFDISLTARVLGICLVLEILMLAMMAFAVLWHGGGPQGLVPESINPLKAFTPAQGVIGANAGIGLFFAFWSWVGFESSAMYGEESRNPKKIIPLATLLAVIGIGVFYVFVSWMAIAGVGPSEAIRLAQDPAQAAEVFYGPTRLYLGEWAVGLFKLLVVTGSFACGMAFHNCASRYLYALGRENLFDCLGRSVGRTHPRHGSPHVASTVQSLIATAIVLAFLAAGKDPYADLYALLAILGTMGILIVQALCAFAVICYFHLGTRHVAQRHWFKTFLAPLLGGLGMLYVVYLLFANLSFAAGSAAQSLLFKLIPWIVAASFALGAAIALYFRHFDRRKYHIIGSIVMDDERQEP; translated from the coding sequence ATGAGCGAGATCTACACGGACAAGCTGCCCCAGCAACTCGATGCACCGGCCAGGCCCCATGAAGTCCAGCGCTTGCGCAAGAACGCCGTGGGCCTGATGGGGGTACTCTTCATGACGGTGGCCACGGCGGCGCCGATCACCGCCATGCTCGGCAACGTGCCGATCGCCATTGGCAGCGGCAACGGCCAGTACGCGCCCGCCGGCTACCTGGTGGCGACCCTCATCCTGGCGCTGTTCGCCATCGGCTATGCGCAGATGGCCAAGTACATCACCGCCACGGGGGCGTTCTACGGCTTCATTTCCCACGGGCTGGGCCGAGTGACCGGCATGGCGGCCGGTATCGCCGTGACCTTGACCTACATCGTCTTCGAAGCGGCCCTGGTGGGCATCTTCGCCTTCTTCTGCGTCGACCTGCTGGCCAGCTTCAGCGGGGTCCAGGTGCACTGGATCGTGTTCGCCCTGGCCATGCTGGCGGCCAACGGCATCCTCAGCTACTTCGATATTTCCCTGACCGCCAGGGTCCTGGGCATCTGCCTGGTCCTGGAGATCCTGATGCTGGCGATGATGGCGTTCGCCGTGCTCTGGCACGGTGGCGGTCCCCAGGGGCTGGTGCCGGAATCGATCAACCCGCTCAAGGCCTTCACCCCGGCCCAGGGGGTGATCGGCGCCAATGCCGGTATCGGCCTGTTCTTCGCCTTCTGGTCCTGGGTCGGCTTCGAGTCCTCGGCCATGTACGGCGAGGAGTCGCGCAACCCGAAAAAGATCATTCCCCTGGCCACGCTGCTGGCGGTGATCGGTATCGGCGTGTTCTACGTATTCGTGTCCTGGATGGCCATCGCCGGCGTAGGTCCCAGCGAAGCCATCCGCCTGGCCCAGGACCCGGCCCAGGCCGCTGAGGTGTTCTACGGCCCGACGCGCCTGTACCTGGGCGAATGGGCGGTGGGCCTGTTCAAGCTGCTGGTGGTGACCGGCTCGTTCGCCTGCGGCATGGCCTTTCACAACTGTGCCTCGCGCTACCTCTATGCCCTGGGCCGGGAGAACCTGTTCGACTGCCTCGGGCGCAGCGTGGGGCGTACCCATCCACGCCACGGCTCGCCCCATGTGGCCTCTACCGTGCAGAGCCTGATCGCCACGGCCATCGTCCTGGCCTTCCTGGCCGCAGGCAAGGACCCCTATGCCGACCTCTACGCCCTGCTGGCGATCCTCGGCACCATGGGCATCCTGATCGTCCAGGCTCTGTGCGCCTTCGCGGTGATCTGCTACTTCCACCTGGGAACCCGCCATGTGGCCCAGCGCCACTGGTTCAAGACCTTTCTCGCGCCACTGCTGGGCGGGCTGGGCATGCTCTACGTGGTCTACCTGCTGTTTGCCAACCTCAGTTTCGCCGCCGGCAGCGCGGCACAATCGCTGCTGTTCAAGCTGATTCCCTGGATAGTCGCCGCCAGCTTCGCCCTGGGTGCGGCCATTGCCTTGTATTTCCGCCACTTCGACCGGCGCAAGTACCACATCATCGGCAGCATCGTCATGGACGATGAGCGCCAAGAGCCCTGA
- a CDS encoding nitrite reductase produces MRALWLLPLLWISPAHGSPALDQAARDYQQYCQACHAANRFGGSGPALLPESLGRIKPAEIRQVISTGRPASQMAGFAQVLGPERIDALATYLQQPPATPPTWSEEQIRASHQVLNPIEQLPATPQHDADPLNLFVVVEAGDHHISILDGDRFTVLARFATHFAVHGGPKFSPDGRFVYLASRDGWVSQYDLHNLKLVAEVRAGLNTRNLAVSKDGRWVLVGNYLPGNLVLLDARDLTPVKSIAAVGQDGTPSRVSAVYTAPPRDSFIVALKDVKEVWELSSAGSSPDFSPRRIQAQDMLDDFSFSPDYRQLLATSRQAQGGQVLDLDSGRVVANIALPGMPHLGSGTYWQRNGDWVFATPNISKGLVSVIDLKTWKLIKEIPTLGPGFFMRSHANSAYAWTDVFFGPDNDAIHLIDKQTLEIAHTLRPVPGKTAAHVEFSHDGRYLLLSIWANDGALIVYDSQTLKEIKRIPMNKPSGKYNVGNKIEFAEGTSH; encoded by the coding sequence ATGAGGGCCCTGTGGTTGCTGCCGCTGTTGTGGATCAGCCCGGCCCACGGCAGCCCGGCCCTCGACCAGGCCGCCCGGGATTACCAGCAGTATTGCCAGGCCTGCCACGCCGCCAACCGCTTCGGCGGCAGCGGGCCGGCGTTGCTGCCCGAGAGCCTGGGACGGATCAAGCCGGCCGAGATCCGCCAAGTGATCAGCACCGGCCGCCCGGCCAGCCAGATGGCGGGTTTCGCCCAGGTGCTGGGCCCGGAGCGCATCGACGCCCTGGCCACCTACCTGCAACAACCGCCGGCCACGCCGCCGACCTGGAGCGAGGAGCAGATCCGCGCCAGCCACCAGGTGCTCAACCCCATCGAGCAACTGCCCGCCACGCCCCAGCATGACGCCGACCCGTTGAACCTGTTCGTGGTGGTAGAAGCCGGCGACCACCACATCAGCATCCTCGATGGCGACCGCTTCACCGTGCTGGCGCGTTTCGCCACCCATTTCGCCGTGCACGGCGGGCCGAAGTTCTCCCCCGACGGGCGCTTCGTCTACCTGGCCTCCCGCGATGGCTGGGTCAGCCAGTACGACCTGCACAACCTCAAGCTGGTGGCCGAGGTGCGGGCCGGGCTCAACACCCGCAACCTGGCGGTGAGCAAGGATGGGCGCTGGGTGCTGGTGGGCAATTACCTGCCGGGCAACCTGGTGCTGCTGGACGCCCGCGACCTGACCCCGGTCAAGAGCATCGCCGCCGTCGGCCAGGACGGCACGCCGTCGCGGGTCAGCGCGGTGTACACCGCCCCGCCCCGGGACAGCTTCATCGTCGCGCTCAAGGACGTGAAGGAAGTCTGGGAGCTGTCCAGCGCCGGCAGCAGCCCGGACTTCAGCCCACGGCGGATCCAGGCCCAGGACATGCTCGACGACTTTTCCTTTTCACCCGACTACCGCCAGTTGCTGGCCACTTCACGCCAGGCCCAGGGCGGCCAGGTGCTGGACCTGGACAGCGGCCGGGTGGTGGCCAACATCGCCCTGCCCGGCATGCCGCACCTGGGCTCGGGGACCTACTGGCAGCGCAACGGCGACTGGGTGTTCGCCACGCCGAACATCAGCAAGGGCCTGGTCTCGGTGATCGACCTCAAGACCTGGAAGCTGATCAAGGAGATCCCGACCCTGGGCCCGGGCTTCTTCATGCGCAGCCATGCCAACTCGGCCTACGCCTGGACCGATGTGTTCTTCGGCCCGGACAACGACGCCATCCACCTGATCGACAAACAGACCCTGGAAATCGCCCACACCCTGCGCCCCGTGCCGGGCAAGACCGCCGCCCATGTAGAGTTCAGCCATGACGGCCGCTACCTGTTGCTGAGCATCTGGGCCAACGACGGCGCACTGATCGTCTACGACAGCCAGACGCTGAAGGAGATCAAGCGCATTCCCATGAACAAGCCTTCGGGCAAGTACAACGTGGGCAACAAGATCGAGTTCGCCGAGGGCACCTCGCACTAG
- the cobA gene encoding uroporphyrinogen-III C-methyltransferase: MHSALTLPAALHSPFNPGEVALVGAGPGDPRLLTLRAWSLLMQADAVVHDRLISAELLALIPSRCQRHYVGKSSGYHSLPQPRINQLLAELAQQGLRVVRLKGGDPFIFGRGAEELDYLLQQGVDCQVVPGITAAAGCSAYAGIPLTHRDLVSSCRFITGHLQRDGALDLPWQSLADSSQTLVFYMGLGNLGLITERLMAAGLAADTPAALISRGTCRDQQVLRGRLAQLPALAGQCSLATPTLTVIGKVVGLFAQHSMEQPAHFAGAGLELELTP; this comes from the coding sequence ATGCATTCAGCCCTCACTCTACCTGCCGCCCTGCACTCGCCGTTCAACCCCGGGGAAGTCGCCCTGGTCGGCGCCGGGCCGGGCGATCCACGCCTGTTGACCCTGCGTGCCTGGAGCCTGCTGATGCAGGCCGATGCCGTGGTCCATGACCGGCTGATCAGCGCCGAGCTGCTGGCGCTGATTCCCAGCCGTTGCCAGCGCCACTACGTGGGCAAGAGCAGCGGCTACCACAGCCTGCCACAACCACGGATCAACCAGCTGCTGGCCGAGCTGGCCCAACAAGGGCTGAGGGTGGTGCGGCTCAAGGGCGGCGATCCGTTCATCTTCGGCCGTGGCGCCGAGGAACTGGACTACCTGCTGCAACAAGGCGTGGACTGCCAGGTGGTGCCGGGCATCACCGCCGCGGCCGGTTGCAGCGCCTATGCCGGGATTCCCCTGACCCATCGCGACCTGGTCAGCTCCTGTCGCTTCATCACGGGCCACCTGCAACGCGATGGCGCCCTCGACCTGCCCTGGCAGAGCCTGGCCGACAGCAGCCAGACCCTGGTGTTCTACATGGGGCTGGGCAACCTCGGGTTGATCACCGAGCGCCTGATGGCCGCCGGCTTGGCCGCCGATACCCCGGCGGCGTTGATCAGCCGGGGCACCTGCCGCGACCAGCAGGTCCTGCGTGGCCGCCTGGCGCAACTGCCGGCATTGGCCGGGCAATGCTCCCTGGCCACCCCGACGCTCACCGTGATCGGCAAGGTGGTCGGCTTGTTCGCCCAGCACAGCATGGAGCAACCTGCGCATTTCGCCGGCGCCGGGCTCGAACTGGAGCTGACGCCATGA
- the ahbB gene encoding siroheme decarboxylase subunit beta, giving the protein MSACTSRSERALELRLVALTQAGLPLVDDPWGWLAEQLQLSRDATLELLQRLQAEGAIRRIAAVPNHYRLGYRFNGMTVWDVDDEHMPRLGQLIGAQPFVSHCYRRPRREQWRYNLFAMVHGRSAMEIDSYREHLRYLLGEACRADEMLVSSRILKKTGLRLHAQQH; this is encoded by the coding sequence ATGTCGGCCTGTACTTCCCGGTCTGAACGCGCGCTGGAGCTGCGCCTGGTGGCCCTGACCCAGGCCGGCCTGCCCCTGGTGGACGATCCCTGGGGCTGGCTGGCCGAGCAGTTGCAACTGAGCCGCGACGCAACCCTGGAGCTGCTCCAGCGCCTGCAGGCCGAGGGCGCCATCCGCCGCATCGCCGCGGTGCCCAACCACTATCGCCTGGGTTATCGCTTCAACGGCATGACCGTCTGGGACGTCGACGACGAGCACATGCCGCGCCTGGGCCAACTGATCGGCGCCCAGCCCTTCGTCAGCCATTGCTACCGGCGTCCGCGCCGTGAGCAGTGGCGCTACAACCTGTTCGCCATGGTCCACGGCCGCAGCGCCATGGAGATCGACAGCTATCGCGAGCACCTGCGTTATCTGCTGGGAGAGGCCTGTCGGGCCGACGAGATGCTGGTCAGCAGCCGCATCCTGAAGAAGACCGGCCTGCGTCTGCACGCCCAGCAGCACTGA
- the qhpR gene encoding AraC-like transcriptional regulator QhpR, whose product MPAVTTSTACQAASHERQIGILASAASGLSEFIQQQGGSPERILGMAGIDPEQLLHPTLSLDLNQYCSVFEEAARQTGNHNFGLRYGQQFRPDSLGFLGYVGLCSATLGECLRNVARTFPAHQQGSLLRLVEEGQWCRFDYQVQHGAILRKRQDAELSMGMFSNLIRHALGQNWAPERVLFEHPQPEAWHEHCKVFDAPVLFGQPCNALVFRRSVLERPMPDHDPKLLAILLESMGKLCHAGMGQAQPGIVAQVRAQVRDLLGEGYPSLEHVAQNLRIPTWTIQRRLSESGLSFSTLVDTVRQELALYYLQQSTLPISELALALGYSEISAFSRAFRRWYDVSPIQWRQAHRGADGHAT is encoded by the coding sequence ATGCCCGCCGTCACAACGTCCACGGCCTGCCAGGCCGCTTCCCATGAGCGCCAGATCGGCATCCTGGCTTCGGCGGCCAGCGGCCTGAGCGAGTTCATCCAGCAACAGGGCGGTAGCCCCGAGCGGATTCTCGGCATGGCGGGCATCGATCCTGAACAACTGCTGCACCCGACCCTGAGCCTGGACCTGAACCAGTACTGCTCGGTGTTCGAGGAGGCTGCCCGGCAAACCGGCAATCACAATTTCGGCCTGCGCTACGGGCAACAGTTTCGCCCGGACTCCCTGGGGTTCCTGGGGTATGTCGGGCTGTGCTCGGCGACCCTCGGCGAGTGCCTGCGCAATGTCGCCAGGACGTTTCCGGCACACCAGCAAGGCAGCTTGCTACGGCTGGTGGAGGAGGGCCAATGGTGCCGGTTCGACTACCAGGTGCAGCACGGTGCGATCCTGCGCAAGCGCCAGGATGCCGAGTTGTCCATGGGCATGTTCAGCAACCTGATACGCCATGCCCTGGGGCAGAACTGGGCGCCGGAGCGGGTGCTGTTCGAGCATCCGCAACCCGAGGCCTGGCACGAGCACTGCAAAGTGTTCGATGCGCCGGTGCTGTTCGGCCAGCCCTGCAATGCCCTGGTGTTTCGGCGCAGCGTGCTGGAACGGCCGATGCCCGATCACGACCCCAAGCTCCTGGCGATCCTGCTGGAGAGCATGGGCAAGCTTTGCCATGCTGGCATGGGCCAGGCGCAGCCCGGCATCGTCGCGCAAGTGCGGGCCCAGGTCCGGGATCTTCTGGGCGAGGGTTATCCGAGCCTGGAGCACGTCGCGCAGAACCTGCGTATACCCACCTGGACCATCCAGCGACGCCTGAGTGAAAGCGGCCTGAGCTTTTCGACGTTGGTCGACACCGTGCGCCAGGAGCTGGCCCTGTACTACCTGCAACAGTCGACCCTGCCCATTTCGGAGTTGGCCCTGGCGCTGGGCTATTCGGAAATCAGTGCATTCTCGCGAGCCTTTCGCCGTTGGTACGACGTCAGCCCCATCCAATGGCGCCAGGCCCACCGTGGTGCGGATGGCCACGCCACCTGA
- a CDS encoding phosphotransferase enzyme family protein: MMTASNLATGLDAIAPLASLAALRYDPALQGQLRLLSHSENATYVLYNARRRSVMRVHRQAYHSYQEIVSELWWLAALREEGLQVPNAIAGLDGQLIQQVELAGLGRRYVVLFDWIEGSEPAPQGLDASFRRLGAINARLHEQARRWRQPEGFTRMTWNHASMLGAQGHWGKWQAAPYLAEPDRALIGEVVGLLGQRLAEYGQGAGRFGLIHADLRLANLLVQGEQTRIIDFDDCGLGWYLHDLAAALSFFEHHAELPQWIDNWLQGYCSRLSLGDEDLAMLPTLIMQRRLQLLAWTGTHRGTPQVESLGRDWVVQTLGLCRRYLDDGLRDVMSHGGH; this comes from the coding sequence ATGATGACTGCCTCGAACCTTGCCACCGGCCTGGATGCCATCGCCCCCCTGGCCAGCCTGGCCGCCTTGCGCTACGACCCGGCGCTGCAGGGACAACTGCGGCTGCTGAGCCACTCGGAAAACGCCACCTATGTGCTGTACAACGCACGGCGCCGCTCGGTGATGCGGGTCCACCGCCAGGCCTATCACTCGTACCAGGAGATCGTCAGCGAGCTGTGGTGGCTGGCGGCACTGCGCGAGGAGGGGCTGCAAGTGCCCAATGCCATTGCAGGCCTGGATGGCCAGTTGATCCAGCAGGTCGAGCTGGCGGGGCTGGGCCGCCGCTATGTGGTGCTGTTCGACTGGATCGAGGGCAGCGAGCCCGCGCCCCAGGGCCTGGATGCCTCGTTCCGCCGTCTCGGGGCGATCAATGCCCGACTGCACGAACAGGCCCGACGTTGGCGCCAGCCCGAGGGGTTTACCCGCATGACCTGGAATCACGCGAGCATGCTCGGTGCCCAAGGGCACTGGGGTAAATGGCAGGCAGCGCCTTACCTGGCTGAGCCGGACCGGGCGCTGATCGGCGAGGTGGTCGGCCTACTCGGCCAGCGCCTGGCCGAGTATGGCCAGGGGGCCGGGCGCTTCGGCCTGATCCATGCCGACCTGCGCCTGGCCAACCTGTTGGTGCAGGGCGAACAGACGCGAATCATCGATTTCGATGATTGCGGGCTGGGTTGGTACCTGCACGACCTGGCCGCTGCCCTGAGCTTCTTCGAGCATCACGCCGAGTTGCCGCAATGGATCGACAACTGGCTGCAGGGCTACTGCAGCCGGCTGAGCCTTGGCGATGAGGACCTGGCCATGCTGCCGACATTGATCATGCAGCGACGCCTGCAATTGCTGGCCTGGACCGGAACCCACCGGGGCACGCCGCAGGTCGAGAGCCTGGGGCGCGATTGGGTAGTGCAGACCCTGGGATTGTGCCGGCGCTACCTGGATGACGGGCTGCGGGATGTCATGTCCCATGGTGGGCATTGA